The following coding sequences are from one Fimbriimonadaceae bacterium window:
- a CDS encoding VOC family protein: protein MSLIAGLHHLAMPMPVGQESAAEAFYVELLGFTRVEKPLHLRSMGGAWFQMPDGRQLHLQSEPDFHRWTKPHPAFAVRDLDGLAATFESRGMTPHWDDRWTGVRRFYCADPFGNRLEFVDAGDVGL, encoded by the coding sequence ATGAGTCTGATCGCCGGTCTCCACCACTTGGCCATGCCGATGCCCGTCGGACAAGAGTCCGCCGCCGAGGCGTTTTACGTCGAGCTCCTCGGCTTCACCCGGGTCGAGAAGCCGCTCCACCTTCGGTCTATGGGCGGGGCCTGGTTCCAAATGCCCGACGGCCGCCAACTGCACCTGCAGTCCGAGCCCGACTTTCACCGGTGGACCAAGCCCCACCCGGCCTTCGCCGTCCGTGACTTGGACGGGCTGGCCGCCACGTTCGAGTCGCGCGGCATGACCCCGCACTGGGACGACCGGTGGACAGGGGTGCGGAGGTTCTACTGCGCCGACCCGTTCGGCAACCGGTTGGAGTTTGTCGACGCGGGAGACGTCGGCCTGTGA